The following are from one region of the Betta splendens chromosome 15, fBetSpl5.4, whole genome shotgun sequence genome:
- the eloal gene encoding elongin A, like: protein MASGSDVAEKVMRFKHQLANTADSATVLKILGKLKDLDITLEILVETGIGKAVNALRRHEKAGEFAKSLVKGWKKLIPKDSASNTGEQDVSVSLSVKDKLDEEVHPCTGNVAEQDLNNNCLTSRSKSPGSSDEALSITGKRKADSETEQCKELDRKGEQTENQEKDQQENQNVFDNIVLAKKVKLQEGKRDEYASKRKKRNHSDQWRENKNSEETATPKSEDKQMKKSSSDSGRCEPEKSKQKSKSSNRVKESSRTESSDKNSKPLKLANVTDKGCSEMSRSSEAPNRKRKESSTERQKHKQESELKDQSKHKKAQVKHKGGAGGRQKEPSMSFESFLNYDVNASKRKERQVKKPKKIKQSATKRFKSPVLSIHVASLKQEESFMDLMNLPLPAALPECDKLLSVEYFDKPAEKEPELDISEDPAVFTGQRLNKKMQVYSGAKTVFLPTMMSLYQQCIRTLQNNINLLHETGGVPFEILEPVFERCTPEQLLRIEESNPIYIGVTDHLWGKHCQRDFKDSKLQEYESWKEMYIRLSEERESKFKRLTKSIVSAHSKKPRGRQVKMAFIHTVAKPPRNVRIQQEIHGTAAQQPHQKCSVKTQDSRPKQTCSEQSRSSSTSSGASNPQDSRKKTRVAPMMAKSLKAFKKQLGRR, encoded by the exons ATGGCCAGCGGCTCTGATGTGGCGGAGAAAGTCATGCGGTTCAAACACCAGCTCGCAAACACGGCAGACTCTGCGACG GTTCTAAAAATTCTGGGGAAACTCAAGGATTTGGATATCACGTTAGAAATTCTTGTT GAAACTGGAATTGGAAAAGCAGTTAACGCTTTACGTAGACATGAAAAGGCTGGAGAGTTTGCCAAGTCGCTAGTTAAAGGCTGGAAGAAACTGATCCCGAAGGATTCTGCAAG TAACACAGGAGAACAGGATGTGTCAGTGAGCTTGTCTGTTAAAGACAAACTGGATGAAGAAGTACACCCCTGTACCGGGAATGTGGCAGAGCAGGATTTAAACAATAACTGTTTAACATCTCGCAGCAAGAGTCCTGGTTCTTCAGACGAGGCTCTTTCCATAACAGGAAAGAGGAAAGCTGATTCAGAGACAGAGCAATGTAAGGAACTGGACAGAAAAGGGGAACAGACTGAAAATCAAGAAAAAGATCAGCAAGAAAACCAGAATGTCTTTGACAATATAGTTTTGGCAAAAAAAGTGAAACTCCAAGAGGGTAAACGGGATGAATATGCCtcaaagaggaaaaagaggaatCACAGTGATCAGTGGCGTGAAAACAAAAATTCAGAAGAAACAGCAACGCCCAAATCAGAGgacaaacaaatgaagaaaagcagCTCTGATAGTGGAAGATGTGAGCCTGAGAAATCAAAACAGAAATCAAAGTCATCAAACAGAGTCAAAGAATCATCTCGGACTGAATCCAGTGACAAAAACTCAAAACCGTTAAAACTGGCGAATGTCACAGATAAGGGATGTTCAGAAATGTCAAGAAGCTCAGAGGCTCCGAACAGAAAAAGGAAGGAATCGagcacagaaagacaaaaacacaaacaggagtcTGAACTTAAGGATcagtcaaaacacaaaaaggcccAGGTCAAGCACAAAGGTGGCGCAGGCGGCAGACAGAAGGAGCCCTCCATGTCTTTTGAGTCTTTCTTGAACTATGATGTGAATGCGTCCAAGAGAAAAGAACGTCAAGTGAAGAAGcccaaaaaaataaagcaaagtgCAACAAAACGCTTCAAGTCACCGGTTCTGTCTATACATGTTGCCTCCCTAAAACAG GAGGAGTCTTTTATGGACCTGATGAACCTTCCTTTACCTGCTGCTCTGCCCGAGTGCGACAAGCTGCTCAGTGTCGAGTACTTTGACAAGccag CTGAGAAGGAGCCTGAACTCGACATTTCTGAAGACCCTGCAGTCTTCACCGGTCAGCGACTCAACAAAAAGATGCAGGTTTACTCCGGAGCCAAGACGGTTTTCCTCCCGACCATGATGAGCTTGTATCAACAGTGTATCCGCACACTCCAGAACAACATCAACT TGCTGCATGAAACTGGTGGAGTCCCCTTTGAAATCCTGGAGCCGGTGTTCGAGAGGTGCACGCCGGAGCAGCTGCTGCGCATTGAGGAGTCCAACCCA ATCTACATTGGAGTGACAGACCATTTATGGGGGAAACACTGTCAGAGGGACTTCAAAGACTCCAAACTGCAGGAGTATGAATCGTGGAAGGAAATGTACATCAGGCTGtctgaggagagggagagtAAATTCAAAAGACTGACAAAAAGCATCGTCTCCGCTCACTCAAAGAAGCCCAGAG gcCGGCAGGTGAAGATGGCATTTATTCACACCGTTGCCAAGCCACCCAGAAATGTACGGATTCAGCAAGAAATTCATGGAACTGCTGCTCAGCAGCCTCATCAGAAGTGCAG TGTCAAGACTCAGGACAGTCGTCCAAAGCAGACCTGCAGCGAGCagagcaggtccagcagcaccagttcGGGGGCGAGCAACCCTCAGGACTCTCGTAAAAAAACAA GAGTTGCTCCAATGATGGCAAAATCCTTAAAAGCATTTAAGAAACAACTGGGTCGCAGATGA